The Cervus canadensis isolate Bull #8, Minnesota chromosome X, ASM1932006v1, whole genome shotgun sequence genome contains a region encoding:
- the LOC122435426 gene encoding U6 snRNA-associated Sm-like protein LSm8, giving the protein MTSTLENYINRTVAVITSDGRMIVGTLKGFDQTINLILDESHERVFSSSQGVEQVVLVLYIIRGNNVAVIGEIDEETDSALDLGNIRAEPLNCSTLRKNYIYRTAVNLCTETDYSEIDGQNF; this is encoded by the coding sequence ATGACGTCTACCTTGGAGAACTACATCAACCGAACTGTTGCTGTCATTACTTCTGATGGGAGAATGATTGTGGGAACACTGAAAGGTTTTGACCAGACCATTAATTTGATACTGGATGAAAGCCATGAACGAGTGTTCAGCTCTTCACAGGGAGTAGAACAAGTGGTACTAGTGTTATACATCATAAGAGGCAACAATGTTGCAGTCATTGGAGAAATTGATGAAGAGACAGATTCTGCACTTGATTTGGGAAATATTCGAGCAGAACCTTTGAACTGTAGCACATTGAGGAAAAACTACATATATCGGACAGCTGTAAATCTTTGTACAGAAACTGATTATTCTGAGATTGATGGTCAGAATTTTTAG